In Microbacterium cremeum, a genomic segment contains:
- a CDS encoding FecCD family ABC transporter permease, which translates to MTSEVVTAVPAGNRGSRFAVVVVALLIALAATVVVSLGLGQYALSPTDVIGVLLEALGLPTAWAPDAATAAGVILDIRLPRIVLGLLVGAALAVSGVLMQAIFGNPLADAAVVGVSSGAALGAAASLTFGLTAFGLWTTPGFAFAGGLVAVFSVYLVSRSGGRTEVVTLLLTGIAVNAIAGAGLAYLTFIGTTSTREQIVFWQLGSLNGALWQNIALVAPLVAAGVAASLLVARRLDLFALGERTARHLGMRVELLRVTVIVMVALLVCAAVSFAGIIGFVGLVVPHLMRMAAGPAHLPLVLSSALGGALLIAVADLVARTAVPLADLPIGMITSLVGGPFFLWLLVRTRRRAGGWA; encoded by the coding sequence GTGACGAGCGAGGTCGTCACCGCAGTCCCCGCCGGGAACCGCGGATCGCGGTTCGCGGTGGTCGTCGTCGCGCTCCTCATCGCGCTCGCGGCGACCGTGGTCGTCTCGCTCGGACTCGGGCAGTACGCGCTGTCGCCGACCGACGTCATCGGCGTGCTGCTCGAGGCCCTCGGCCTTCCGACGGCATGGGCTCCGGATGCCGCGACCGCCGCAGGCGTGATCCTCGACATCCGCCTTCCCCGCATCGTGCTGGGGCTGCTGGTCGGTGCGGCGCTCGCGGTGTCGGGCGTGCTGATGCAGGCGATCTTCGGCAATCCGCTCGCCGATGCCGCCGTGGTGGGCGTCTCGTCCGGCGCCGCGCTCGGCGCCGCCGCGAGCCTGACCTTCGGCCTCACCGCGTTCGGCCTCTGGACGACGCCGGGCTTCGCGTTCGCCGGCGGCCTCGTGGCGGTGTTCTCGGTGTACCTCGTCAGCCGGTCGGGCGGACGCACCGAGGTCGTGACGCTGCTGCTCACCGGCATCGCCGTCAACGCGATCGCCGGGGCGGGCCTGGCGTACCTCACCTTCATCGGCACGACCTCGACCCGCGAGCAGATCGTGTTCTGGCAGCTGGGCAGCCTCAACGGCGCACTGTGGCAGAACATCGCGCTGGTCGCGCCGCTGGTCGCGGCCGGGGTCGCGGCATCGCTCCTGGTCGCACGGCGGCTCGACCTCTTCGCCCTCGGCGAGCGCACCGCACGCCACCTGGGCATGCGGGTCGAGCTGCTGCGGGTCACGGTGATCGTGATGGTCGCGCTGCTCGTGTGCGCGGCGGTGTCGTTCGCCGGCATCATCGGCTTCGTCGGACTCGTCGTCCCCCACCTCATGCGCATGGCGGCCGGGCCGGCCCACCTCCCGCTCGTCCTCTCGAGCGCGCTCGGCGGCGCGCTGCTGATCGCCGTCGCCGACCTCGTCGCCCGCACCGCGGTGCCGCTCGCCGACCTGCCGATCGGCATGATCACGTCGCTCGTGGGCGGTCCGTTCTTCCTGTGGCTGCTGGTGCGCACGCGCCGTCGAGCGGGGGGCTGGGCGTGA